In Pyrus communis chromosome 1, drPyrComm1.1, whole genome shotgun sequence, the following are encoded in one genomic region:
- the LOC137726778 gene encoding uncharacterized protein translates to MSMPRYPQGNGQVKPSNKTILDCLKKTISNKKGKWPDELLGVLWVYRTTKRRATDESPFSLAYNSEAIIHPNIMVPSITTILPNFEQNEKEIVTNLDLVVEERKKVITSIEAHQQ, encoded by the coding sequence atgtccatgCCCCGATACCCGCAGGGCAACGGGCAGGTCAAGCCATCCAACAAGACCATCCTCGACTGCCTTAAGAAGACTATCTCCAACAAGAAGGGCAAGTGGCCAGATGAGCTCCTCGGTGTTCTATGGGTATATCGCACCACAAAAAGACGAGCAACCGATGAAAGTCCATTCTCCCTGGCGTATAATTCTGAGGCGATTATTCATCCCAACATcatggtgccaagcatcaccactATACTGCCGAATTTCGAGCAGAATGAAAAAGAGATAGTCACCAACTTAGACCTGGTAGTGGAAGAGCGTAAAAAGGTTATCACCAGCATTGAGGCCCATCAGCAGTAG